From Alphaproteobacteria bacterium GM7ARS4, one genomic window encodes:
- the iscX gene encoding Fe-S cluster assembly protein IscX codes for MGLRWSDTYDIAMALEEAYPDKDNVNLRFTDLHAWVTGLEDFEDDPQASNEAILEAIQMAWIDERE; via the coding sequence ATGGGACTACGTTGGAGTGATACTTATGATATTGCCATGGCCTTAGAGGAGGCCTATCCCGATAAGGATAACGTGAATTTGCGTTTCACGGATTTACATGCGTGGGTGACGGGTTTAGAGGACTTCGAGGACGACCCCCAAGCCTCAAACGAAGCCATTCTAGAGGCGATACAGATGGCGTGGATTGACGAACGGGAGTGA
- a CDS encoding 2Fe-2S iron-sulfur cluster binding domain-containing protein, with the protein MPRVTFIEADGKRHEIDAEEGKSLLEIAHENDIALEGACEGSLACSTCHVIVDGAFYDQLDEASEDEEDMLDLAWGLTETSRLGCQIVMTKALDGLVVTLPAATRNMQVGG; encoded by the coding sequence ATGCCGAGAGTGACATTTATTGAGGCTGATGGCAAGCGTCACGAGATAGACGCTGAGGAAGGGAAATCGCTGTTAGAGATAGCCCACGAGAACGATATTGCGTTAGAGGGAGCATGTGAGGGATCGCTGGCATGTTCGACGTGCCATGTCATTGTGGATGGCGCTTTTTATGACCAATTGGACGAGGCGTCAGAGGACGAGGAGGATATGTTGGATTTAGCGTGGGGCTTGACAGAGACATCCCGTCTGGGCTGTCAGATTGTCATGACGAAGGCATTGGATGGCTTGGTGGTAACATTGCCCGCGGCCACGCGTAATATGCAGGTAGGTGGATAA